CATATGATTTTTGTTTAACGGTTTACGCCGGATGCCTTCTACCGCTAAAGTTACTACATGTCCGCCGTCTAAAACAGGGACAGGCAGCAAATTAATTAGCCCCAGGTTAATGCTTAAGAATGCGGCAAATTGCAATAGCGGAATTATGCCCAGCTGAGCAACTTCGCCTGCCATTTGAGCGACTCCGATTGGACCGGCAACGTCTGCCGGAGCTTTACCTGTAAGCATTTCACCAATGCCAACCAGCATACTGCCGCCGATACTATACGTCTGTTTGAATGCAAGTCCTAATGACTCAAATGCTTCGGGTTGATCATGAATAATTAGGGGAGTAATTCCGATAATACCTCGTTTAGCTTTGGTATCGTATTCAGGAGTTACTGTGATTGTTTGAAATTCCTTCGCCCCGCTTCGCTCGATATTTACAACCAGCTTGCTGCCTGAATTGCTTTGAATTACCTGAACAAATTGACGCCAGGAATCAATTTTTGCGCCATTAACGGCTATGATACGGTCTCCGGCAACTAAACCGGCAAGCATTGCGGGCCTATCATGAAACACTGTACCAATAATTGGTTGATCAGAGGGGGTGTCTACACCTGCACTTACGAATACGATAAAAAATAAAATGACCGGCAAGACAAAGTTCATCGCTGATCCCGCTACGATTACAAGCATTCTGGCCCAAACCGGTTTAGTATTAAAAGACCTTTCATCCTGCTCTTCGTCTGGATCCATCCCGGCAATTTTATTAAAACCGCCAAGGGGCACAATGCGGATGGAGTATATTGTTTCACCAACTTGACGGCTAACCAGTTTGGGGCCAAAGCCGATAGCGAATTCGTCAACCCGCATACCGACAAGCTTAGCGGTTATAAAATGACCAAGTTCATGGAACAAAATTAACAGCCCGAAGACAAAGATAGCGGCAATTATAGGAATTATGGTAGCAATCAACATTGATAACAGACATTCCACAACCTTTCATTAATTAATCGTAAATTAATCGTACTTTTCTCAGGAGTCAGACTTCCATGCTGTCTGCAACGGCACCAGCAAAGAAGATAAAAGAAGATAAAAGAAGATAAAAATAGTCATTTTTATAGAACAATCAACATTGCTTTATTGCTTTCGCCATATGCTCGATCATTTGACATGCGGATTGTCTTGCCCACGAATCACAGGAAATAATCGCAGTTATATCCGGGTTCATAACGCTCTGATGCTGGGACATGGTATCTTTTATAACCCGTGGAATGTCCAGATAGCTAATTTTTCCGTTTAAAAAGGCGTATACTGCTACTTCATTTGCGGCATTATACACGCACGGTAAAGTACCGCCGCTACGTCCTGCAAGGTAAGCCAGGTTTAAGGCTGAAAAAGTATTAATATCTGGAGATTCAAATGTTAAGGCGCCAATTGATGTAAAATCCAGT
This window of the Methylomusa anaerophila genome carries:
- the rseP gene encoding RIP metalloprotease RseP — protein: MLIATIIPIIAAIFVFGLLILFHELGHFITAKLVGMRVDEFAIGFGPKLVSRQVGETIYSIRIVPLGGFNKIAGMDPDEEQDERSFNTKPVWARMLVIVAGSAMNFVLPVILFFIVFVSAGVDTPSDQPIIGTVFHDRPAMLAGLVAGDRIIAVNGAKIDSWRQFVQVIQSNSGSKLVVNIERSGAKEFQTITVTPEYDTKAKRGIIGITPLIIHDQPEAFESLGLAFKQTYSIGGSMLVGIGEMLTGKAPADVAGPIGVAQMAGEVAQLGIIPLLQFAAFLSINLGLINLLPVPVLDGGHVVTLAVEGIRRKPLNKNHMQFIQMIGFALLLLLMIVATFKDISRWLEKLG